Genomic window (Stenotrophomonas maltophilia):
AACCTGCGTGGTGCCCAAAGCCGCAGCGATGTGGCCAGCCAGCTGGCGGTGGTCTATGCACAGGCGGAAAGTGCACTGCGCCGCTATAGCCTGGCCGAAGAAGCACTGACCCTCACCCGCGATGACGCCAACGCCGTCAACGCGATGGTCAGGCAGGGCCGCGAACCGCAGCTGCGCGCGGTGCAGGCGCAGAGCGAAGTGGCCAATGCCAGCGCTGCGCTGGATGAAGCGCAGGCGTTCCGCGACGCCGCGCTGGCCCGCCTGGCCGGTGCCGCGCTGCTGGATGCGCCGGTGGAGTCGATCGACGACAGCCTGCTCGACCGTGCCCCGCCGCTGCCGCGTGGCGCCACCGACGTTGCGTTGGCAGTGCGCATCGCCGAAGCCGAAGCCGATGCAGCCGGCAAGCTGGTCGACGTGGAGCGCAAGCGTGCCCTGCCCGATCTGAGCGTCACCGCCGCGCAGACCCGCTTCCGCGAAGGCGGCGAGCGTGCCTACAACCTCGGGGTCAGCCTCAGCATCCCGCTGTTCGACCGCAACCGCGGAGGCATCCGCGCCGCCAGTGCCGACCAGCGTGCGGCCGAGGCCCGCCTGGACCAGCAGCGCCGCGACAGCGAGGCCGAGCGCCTGTCCGCCGTGGCCAGGCTGAAGGCGGCCGGCAGCCGCACCCGCGCCGCCGATGAAAGCGTGGTCGCCGCCGAAGAGGCGTATCGCCTCGCACGCGTCGGCTTCGACGCCGGACGCATCTCGCAGCTGGAACTGCGCAGCACGCGCAGCGCCCTCATCGCCGCCCGCGGCACCGCCGTGGATGCGCGCCTGTCGCGCGTCGGCGCCGAAATCGATCTTGCCCGCCTTGAAGGGCGCGCTCCTTTTGTGGAGGCCAAATGACTCTCTCCCGTACTTTCCCGCTGATCGGCGGCGTGCTGCTGACCGTCCTGCTGGCCGGCTGCGCCGGCAATGCGCAGACGCCTGCCAATGAAGACCCCGCTGCGGCCAAGGCCGGCACCGACGATGGCCACGGCCATGCCGCCGACAGCAAGGAGGCCAAGGCGGAAACCGCGAAAGCCCCCGCCGACGCCGACGAAGGCGTGGTGCAGCTGACCCAGGAGCAGATCAAGGCCTCCGGTATCGAAGTGGTCGCGATCGGTCGCGGTGGCGGTGGCTCCACGCGCCTGTCCGGCCGGGTCGAGCCGTCGGTGGGCGCACGCGCGTCGGTGGCGTCCACGGTGACCGGTCGCGTCGAGCGCGTACTGGTGGCGCCGGGCAC
Coding sequences:
- a CDS encoding TolC family protein produces the protein MSILTPRSPRAAGLVVAVLLGLAPAASVMAQAAPSYDTLLERLDQLPGTRVGTALAEAADARADQARALPNPSLSYSAENAWGTGSYGGMGKADTVLTLSQPLEVWGQRGARVRAARAEAQAANLRGAQSRSDVASQLAVVYAQAESALRRYSLAEEALTLTRDDANAVNAMVRQGREPQLRAVQAQSEVANASAALDEAQAFRDAALARLAGAALLDAPVESIDDSLLDRAPPLPRGATDVALAVRIAEAEADAAGKLVDVERKRALPDLSVTAAQTRFREGGERAYNLGVSLSIPLFDRNRGGIRAASADQRAAEARLDQQRRDSEAERLSAVARLKAAGSRTRAADESVVAAEEAYRLARVGFDAGRISQLELRSTRSALIAARGTAVDARLSRVGAEIDLARLEGRAPFVEAK